The Anas acuta chromosome 2, bAnaAcu1.1, whole genome shotgun sequence genomic interval ACTAAAAACTACATGGCTGCACTGTTTTCAGTTAGTTAGTCCAAGGCAGccagaaaaatcaaaactgtaTGCTGGAATCGCTCATGTAAAATACATCATGAACATTTCTACATAAATGAAAGCTACAATGATTAAAGCATAAGATGAATGTTCAAGatcaaaacaggatttttttaaatgaaactcgTATTAACCTTATGCACTTCTTCAGAATTCTGTTCCAAGTCAGTATTTGACATAATTTTATAGTAATCTAAAACAACTGGCAACAAGACAGCAACGAATGATGGTGTAACAAGTACTGAGTCCCTTCATAATGATATAACTATCAGTATATACTTGTatgaaaacagttaaaaatggTGGTGTTTCAAATACAGGATATACCTCTACTGACTAAGTCTTTCTAGGAGAACCACCCTTCTATCTGGCGTAAGaattaacatttaacatttcaaGGTTTGTCCTCAGTAACATTTATTCTACCACCATATGCCCACTGTTACATACTTTTATACAACATTTGTTGTGTACTTTATGCATCCATTacataaacaaaatgttttaatttattttcaaagagtaTTAAGAACAAACATGTCTCAAACATACTAAACTGGTCACATTTATGTTGTTCACATAAATTTAGTCTTTAATTACTTGTACAAATGGTTCAAAATTTTGCAATCAAAAGTCAGGCATGTCTTAAAATAGTATGCTCAGTTTGCATTCTATCATTGTTACCTAGCTGCCTCATTCTTACAATTTCATCAGTGGATGATCAATACTAAAAAGATTATCATTTCTTGCACGTGTGTATTATTTAATCCTTGTCCTAAGTATAAATTTGCAACACAGTAGTAACACTGTAGGTACAGGAGTAATGCTTCCTATCAGGCATGTGAAAAGATTAACGCTCTACCACAGTTGATGCTGGTGTATTTTATGTAGAAGGCTTCTCACGTATCATTTCAGTCTACAGGAGGTAGATGTTTGTCTATGAACTGTTTTACATCCATCATCTCCTGTTCAAAGAGAAAGGTATGCATTAGTTGAAGTTCACTACTAATATATATTCAGCTACACGAAATAAGGTTTCAAAAAATCAGTTATTGTGAGCAGCTGGGCTAGAAACACTGAATATTCAATTAGTTACTTGATATGTTTTTACCACTTTGCACACAGCAAATCAAAGCAGGTAACTTCAAGGCAATAGATATAGCTTTGCTTGGAAGAGGTTAAAGccaaaggaaaaggacaaaggtcaccttttttctctgtgaagttGAACAAACAATCTACATATTAATCATCAAGTAATGTGAACAGCACCAGGCTGAAAATGGACTGGATTTGAATGTAGCTAAGGCAGTAGGTTCATGCATACGTTAAACCTTTGCAAGTTAACAGTGGTGCAAAAACCCAGCAGCACCTCTTCCTAGCCAAACAATTTTACCTTCATGATACTTCCTATcttaaggaaggaaaagcaacacTGTGAAACAGACTGGGAAACCAATCCacataagaaataatttaatttttattattattttttcctaaaccaGAGAAGCTTCTTCATAGGAACACACAATAGGAGAGTAAATGACAGTAGCACTTTATGGAAGTTTAGAACATGCATTAAGTTATGACCCCacaaaaaattatgaaaaaaacacatcacaaaGTACTAATTGTCATAAGAAAGAACACACACATTTGCATGACAACCCCATGCTATTACTGTCTAAATGTAATAAAACTGCATAAATATCCCAAAGAGATGCAGCAATCCAAATTTACAAAGTTACTGCTGCTGAAAAATGGAAGACCTGTTCGTTGCTGCCTATTCTGTTTTTTGCTCCTACCATTGTGCGGGTTCAGATGCTTCAACTCACTAAGGCAGCAAAACTTAAGCCAGCAGCTTTTACCATTTTAGCAAACTCAGATGGTTCAAAGAAGTTTCTGATCAGCTCCAGAGCTGGTGCAGGAAGAGAGGGCCACAAGGTCAAGAGCAGAGGAAACTAGCCCACCCCTTTCTGGCAGCAGCAAGCCATTACATCAGCTCAACTGCTTGCTGGGCCAGAACCATAAGCAAAGATTTTGAGGCTGCCTCTTTCAAAATTGCAACACCCCCCTCCAAATTCCTCTGATGTCTCCAAAACCATCCACAGAACATGCACTTCTCCCCAGAATGCCAAGCTGTACTGATGCTGTGAGAATTCAATCTGCATTCCATTGTGGTGATTACTTTAATAAGCAAGCaataaaaattaggaaaaaaagtattttatagaCCAACCAGCCTAGACCCAAAAATGAAGTCTTCCAATGAAATCCCCAACAGTCATATAAACATTtcccttggattttttttttcagccaggcATTAACTTATTCAGTAAAATAAGTCAATAGCACCATGCacttttaatcaaaaataaaaataaaaataaaacaaacaaaaaattgtttggagggaaaaataaaacgcACAACTAAAATATTGTACTTTAAGAAAATTACCTCAATACATGAGCTATGCATCATGCCAGAGTAAGTCCTGAAGGTTACATTGGCTGGATTTATCATACTCTTTAGCTTCTCAACAGTAAGAGAACCAAACATTAAAGGAACAAGTGGGTCACAGTCCCCATGGCACTGAAGAACGGGAATCTCCTTGTTGACACCACTGATAGTGCCCTGTCCGGGGTGAGATTTAAAggggggaagagaagaaggagacAGTAAATGAAGTACAACTAACATATTTGAGATAAAATTACCCCAGGGCACTACTCCCTGTGGCATGACAAAGCAAGATGAATTCTCAAGGAAGAACATTATGAATAGCATGCAAGTTCCCCATGAAATACATTCTATGCCTGACCACCCACCCATtaatttaaacaacaacaacaaaaaacaggaaaaacacacCTGCAAGTAAGATTTTGGCactcatttcagaaaatttcttcaaaaaatgtgatttctggACTAGTAAAACAAActgatactttttaaaaatacctagTCTTTAATAAGACTTGCAGATGGAACTAGTGGCAAATAGAAAATTCATCTTCAAGGAAAATCTTGCCATATCCTGTACGTTTCCTCCGAATGTTATTTTAAGCAGAGGTAGCTACTGAGTTCTTCCTCATTTTCCCAATGCCTAACTCTAAACCTGCAGTGCCCTATTTCACAAACTTCGGAGCTATCTAAGTGCAGGCAATACTCAGTAATGACAGCCACTAATTCCTGCACAAGATACAATCTTCAGATATACTAATTTCACAACTGCAGAACACCttaagaaagaaacataaatacCTGAGCAAAGGAAGTTCGTAGAGGAAGCCAACAGCTGAGGGCTACGACACCTGCtaatttttgttgtgttgtaaGAGCTGTGTATAATGATAAAGCACCTCCCTAAGACAAAAAGATTAGTATTACTATGGTGAAGGTAACGTtccttttcatgtttctttcaaGATCTTCAGTTTCTCCTTTAAAGAACTTTTTCCATTCCAATTCCTCAGAACCAATAGTAAGAGCAATATCAAGTATTCTTATACACAAATATACTGATATACAATACACTTATTGTATTTTCCCCCCACTTCCAAGTCCATGTGATCAATTCACAAGTAAAACGGCAAATTTACCAGAACTAACAGATAAAACTTAGACTTCAAAGCTAGACATGAATAAAAAGCACTACCACTCACGACAATATCAtcattattttgatattttaattcaCTTTCACATAGACAGTTGGCATATAGACCCGATTGGTCTACAGGACATTGGCCTATTATGATATTTTACAAACCACAATGGTCAAAAGACCATGAAATACCTACCAAattaaagttaaattaaaaatactaccAAGATGTTcaagaaaagagattttcagGCAACACTACAAAAGACTTTAAATAGCCTATTCATTTTAGGAGCTTTTTCCCATACGTTCATTTTTCAGTGAACAGTAATTATTTGCTTAACatgaacaaattaattttttcagGCAAAGAGAAACTGAcactttaaaatttcagaaacacCTATCATCAGCTTTTTAGTTTGAGTTTGGATATCCCACATTAGGATAGCTAGGTTATTTCCCTAGAAAGAGACACAGTTCTTTCCAACCATACCTTACCTGAGAAAAGCCTCCCAGAATAATTCGATTAGAAGGAATCCCATTTTTTACTTCTTGATCTATCAGTGCTTTAACTGCAACATAAATAAAGGCCAGTAGTGAAAATGCATTCCACTCCGTAGGAAGTCTACAAGAGAGGCTACAAGACAGTCTACAAGTTGGCATCTCACTGATGACAACAGAAAGCTAACGAAAGGAAACTTTCATCTGATTTGCAGTAAGAAGTATCAAAAAATCTAggacatgataaaaaaaaaatccagtgcaGCTATACAATTTCCAAAGAGGAAAACATGCAAGGAAGTCTTGCAAGTTTCCCTGCTAGGGAAATAGCATCCTCTTCTAACTACCCATCAGCACACACGGAAGACTGTTCTAACTTGCTATGCTATCCAGAGgctcttaaaaataacaaaaaaacagcacgCTAGCTCCCACGTACATTTTATCATCAAGAATATGAAGTGTATGAAGTGTTTATACTGATGAACTACCTACTCActcatgaagtttaaaaaaaaccaTGCAGTTACCTAAACTCAAATCAGCAGTAACGCAACACATCATATTACCTTCCCCAATGATTTTGACTTTGTGAATCGGTAGACTTTTTCGGACTAATGATCAGTTTCAGAATATAAAGTAGTACTTTTAAGACCTAAAGCGCGTTCCTAAACATACCattctctgctgcctgcttgaTCCCAGCTTCATCTTCTTGTGAATCTGGAGAAAGTCCAATGATATCAAACCTTACAAAAACATCAACAAGAGCATTACTCATTAGAGCATCCATTCCACTTCCTTAAAACACAAATagtaaaaattaggaaaaaagcattttagttTGGAAAATATCTAACAAACTTATTTCCTAAGAATCGTCCATAGTTCACAAGAAATTATGGACAATCTGTGGATGTAGATAAAATGCTAGATGTAGTCAAAGTTGTTCAGAGTTTTGCTACCTTCTGTAATTTACTGCAGGTTCAGCAGCtcaattttggttttgttccaaATATATCAGCAGTCATTTCAATTTAatagaatcactgaatcatcacaaaatggcttgggttggaagggacctcaaagaccatctagctccaacccctctgccatggacagggatgccacccactagatcaggttggtcagggcctcatctaacctggccttgaacaccttccagatatggggcatccacaacctctctgggcaatgtGTGacagtgccttaccaccctctgagtgacAAATTTCCtccaatcacctcccttgacctgctggccactcctctgttgatgcagatTTAACAGGTCTGTGTACAACTTCACAGTTTTatgtacaaaattaaaatactgattGGAGATATAtacaaaaaccaaacacaagttatttgagaaaaaaacacaaaaaaaaaagtcaaacaagGACTGGTTTAAGACTATTTAAATCTATCAAAGTTTTTCCGCTTTCTATTGAGAGTGGATGATCTAGATTTTCTAGATGTTCTACTGCCACACCAAATATTGCTCACTAAGTAGCAATAGCATTTTCATTCCAAATCTCCACTACCGTTGACTACACACAATACAGACTATAGAttatacttctaaaataaaatggttttcGGCTGTTTGCTTAAGACATGCAAGTTAGTCCTGAGGAGTAACCACTACCACACAGGGAATTAAGTGTCCTCATGAAAGCCTTTTTAAAGAAGGGAACTGAACCAAAAAAATTTGATACTTATATCGAATTAAAACTAGACATTTAGATTGTTCAGGATTTTTAATTAAGAACTATGAGTTTAAACCTCGAGAGTTGTCTGCAGTTTAACAAGTACTTACCACGATGGCATAGCCATGTTCATGTTTAAAGAAACTGGCATAACTGGCCTAAAAGTAAGAACAGACAAAAGTGACATCAGGTATACACTGGAAGTTGATAATACAAATGCAGTTACGTCATTAAATTACATCTCTCTAATTCTGTCTTACTTTTAAACCATAATTAACATTAGCTACCCTGTAGCATCTCTTCAATAGATCTCCCTTGAAATTAGTGACTCCAAGCATTTATTACTCAGGGCTGACTTATCACCCTCAATGGAGAGGAAGCAAAACACTGATGGGCTcctttatatatgtatacatacacacgTAAAATCCACACATATATATgccttttaattatttctaagtATTTTTTGCAGTTGCACAGACATTCTCAGTGGATGAAGGTACCTTACACAGCAGCAAACCTACAGAAGCAGCGAAATGCAGCACAAAACGCCAAGTCTGGCCATATTTGCTTCTCTCAACAGTAGAAGCTACTTAAGCAACGCCTGCCTCTGCTGCAAGGCTCCTTCCCACCCTCGTGCTGCTGCATGGCATCATCTCAGACAACTTCATGCCAGGGATCAATACCGGCTGCACTTTTAATCTACTGAAAGGGAGGAAAGTAAATTCTGTGGGGAAGACTAGAAGATGACAAAGGGCAAGGGAAGAGAACAGCAGAGACTGCTGAGCCCTTTTGGAACAGCTCACTAAAGCCTGGTCATgcagtaaaatatataaataatttacagCCCAGTAATCAACTGATACACACTGAAATATCATTTACCTATCCTCCCTATCACTCCTGCTCCGCATCTCCTAAGACTGTTAGAGCAGAAGACGATGTaaattttgtgttaaaataaattcagaggACAGATAGATCTTAATGCTTTGTTTACTGACTCCTGACCCTGCTCAGAAGTATTTCACTTCTCAAACTGCATTATTTGCTGAAAATATGAATACGAATAGCCTGTTAATCTTTGAAAAGTGCTGTACATCATATGCAAATTGCATCTTCTATCCACACACTTGAGTCTAAGATTTGCATTTGCATAATGTGAAGCATTTCTAAAGGtcaataaaatatagaaaattacTCCTTGTTCAGAATGGCTTTTAACAAATGACCGTGGGGGAGGGGTCATTTCACTCAA includes:
- the LYPLA1 gene encoding acyl-protein thioesterase 1 — translated: MCGNNMSAPLPAIVPAARKATAAVIFLHGLGDTGHGWSEALAGIKSPHVKYICPHAPVMPVSLNMNMAMPSWFDIIGLSPDSQEDEAGIKQAAENVKALIDQEVKNGIPSNRIILGGFSQGGALSLYTALTTQQKLAGVVALSCWLPLRTSFAQGTISGVNKEIPVLQCHGDCDPLVPLMFGSLTVEKLKSMINPANVTFRTYSGMMHSSCIEEMMDVKQFIDKHLPPVD